The following coding sequences lie in one Kamptonema formosum PCC 6407 genomic window:
- the iscB gene encoding RNA-guided endonuclease IscB, whose translation MSNFVFVLDTQKRPINPIQPGLARKLLTSGKAVVFRRYPFTIILNENAIATPEPITLKIDPGSKTTGIALLQGEKVIWGAELTHRGQAIKASLESRRSLCRGRRNRHTRYRQARFLNRKRPKGWLAPSLQHRVETTLTWVKRLIKLAPISSIVEELVRFDLQQLENPEISGVEYQQGELVGYEVREYLLNKWERKCAYCAVENVPLQVEHIHPKAKGGTNCISNLCLACEKCNTKKGTQSIEKFLAKKPDILKRILSQAKRPLKDAAAVNSTRWGLFNRLKETGLPVSTGSGGLTKFNRTRLNLPKTHWIEAACVGQIDSVNLLTNQPLLIKAMGHGTRQMCRTDKFGFPSRYVPRLKFIKGFQTGDIVKAVVTSGKKIGTYVGRVAIRTSGSFNISVPELVSGINYKYCKTVHKKDGYSYAF comes from the coding sequence ATGTCTAATTTTGTTTTTGTTTTAGATACCCAGAAACGGCCAATTAATCCAATACAACCAGGATTAGCTCGTAAGTTATTAACCTCTGGTAAAGCGGTAGTGTTCAGAAGATATCCGTTTACCATAATTCTTAACGAAAATGCGATCGCAACTCCCGAACCAATCACCCTAAAAATAGACCCCGGTTCTAAAACAACTGGTATAGCCTTATTGCAAGGAGAAAAAGTTATTTGGGGTGCTGAACTAACCCATAGAGGTCAGGCAATTAAAGCAAGTTTGGAATCTCGTCGCTCACTTTGTAGAGGAAGGAGAAACCGCCATACTCGTTATCGTCAAGCCAGATTTCTAAACCGGAAACGCCCTAAAGGTTGGTTAGCGCCAAGTTTGCAACATCGGGTTGAAACCACCTTGACTTGGGTAAAAAGACTAATTAAACTTGCACCTATTAGCTCAATTGTTGAAGAGTTAGTCAGGTTTGATTTGCAACAGTTAGAAAATCCAGAGATTTCGGGCGTTGAATATCAACAGGGAGAATTGGTTGGCTACGAAGTTAGAGAATATTTGCTTAATAAATGGGAGCGGAAATGCGCTTACTGCGCCGTTGAAAATGTACCGTTACAAGTTGAGCATATTCACCCCAAAGCAAAGGGTGGCACTAACTGCATCTCTAATCTTTGCCTTGCTTGCGAAAAGTGTAATACAAAAAAAGGCACTCAGAGTATTGAGAAGTTTCTAGCTAAAAAGCCAGATATTTTGAAGCGCATTTTGTCTCAAGCAAAACGACCTCTCAAGGATGCAGCAGCAGTTAACTCAACTCGCTGGGGATTATTTAATCGACTGAAGGAAACTGGTTTACCTGTTTCTACTGGTAGTGGCGGTTTAACTAAATTCAATCGAACTCGATTGAATTTGCCTAAAACCCATTGGATTGAGGCTGCTTGTGTGGGACAAATTGACTCGGTTAACCTATTAACAAATCAACCATTGTTAATTAAAGCTATGGGTCACGGGACACGCCAAATGTGCCGTACTGACAAGTTTGGATTCCCGTCTCGCTATGTTCCCAGGCTTAAATTTATCAAGGGTTTCCAAACGGGTGACATTGTGAAAGCAGTTGTCACTTCCGGGAAGAAAATCGGCACTTATGTTGGGCGTGTTGCCATCAGAACTTCCGGGTCTTTCAATATTTCTGTACCTGAATTGGTGTCGGGGATTAATTACAAATACTGCAAAACTGTCCATAAAAAGGATGGTTACAGCTACGCATTTTGA
- a CDS encoding serine/threonine-protein kinase: MSNPIYSGIILSNRYRIVRELGHGGFGRTYLSEDTYRFNELCVLKEFAPQVQGSYALEKSQELFEREAGVLYKLEHPQIPRFRELFRVTLDRQGYIFLVQDYVEGQNYRVLLSDRQLQGLRFSEVECTSLLLKLLPVLDYIHSLGVIHRDISPDNLILRIADGLPVLIDFGGVKQVAATLESQYGQQHGAAIAATRLGKVGYAPDEQMQMGIVFPHSDLYALAATVLVLLTGKEPQQLIDGYTLTWNWRRECSLSPTLGAVLDRMLAQRPGDRYQRAADVLQALSGGSVSPPQPYLPATQPPPELAAIAPPTSPPSSSPVPPTPRKSSPLLAAMLVLLVMAGMGGVGWFAGNYWLKHSTRPQKIDQEVRSEQNRQDALRDRLEKMTVDGNFFVTFVDQIFYAQYPELGGKPLSKDAADLAWRERWYQIADNLLNKLESISAESRQRLGNYDISDINRWKVEVNKLNLSSRALYDLADAQFFYLFPEQPRDSNLIDLPIGQVWQAITTDKLKALQDGTQLEEIKFASNSSSEKVSDTLQPGQGKAYIARFKRGQTLRLNLEASPESTLLSIYTPGNRQKSRALLEDSQEVSFSERLDDYGYYEFVVVSQAREPISYELNLVTE, from the coding sequence ATGAGTAATCCTATCTATTCCGGCATCATTCTCAGCAACCGCTACCGCATTGTGCGCGAGTTGGGACACGGCGGCTTTGGACGCACCTATTTGTCTGAAGATACCTACAGATTTAATGAACTCTGCGTTTTAAAAGAATTTGCCCCCCAAGTGCAAGGTAGTTACGCTTTAGAAAAATCTCAGGAACTCTTCGAGCGGGAAGCAGGGGTTCTCTACAAGCTAGAACACCCTCAAATCCCGCGCTTCCGAGAGCTATTCCGGGTCACGCTCGATCGCCAGGGATACATATTTTTGGTGCAAGATTATGTGGAAGGGCAAAATTACCGCGTTCTCTTAAGCGATCGCCAGCTTCAGGGGTTGCGGTTTAGTGAGGTAGAATGCACGTCTTTGCTGCTCAAACTGTTACCAGTGCTCGATTATATTCACTCTCTAGGAGTGATTCACCGCGACATTTCTCCCGATAATCTGATCCTGCGGATTGCTGACGGTTTACCTGTCCTGATTGACTTTGGTGGCGTTAAGCAAGTGGCCGCAACGTTAGAGTCTCAATACGGCCAGCAACATGGTGCTGCGATCGCGGCCACGCGATTAGGTAAAGTCGGTTATGCTCCCGACGAACAGATGCAAATGGGAATTGTATTTCCTCACAGCGATTTATACGCACTGGCGGCGACGGTTTTGGTGTTGCTGACGGGTAAGGAACCGCAACAGCTCATAGATGGCTACACCCTTACCTGGAACTGGCGGCGGGAATGTTCGCTCTCGCCAACTTTGGGAGCAGTTTTGGATCGGATGCTAGCTCAGCGTCCAGGCGATCGCTACCAGAGAGCCGCAGACGTACTCCAAGCTCTCAGCGGAGGCTCCGTATCCCCTCCTCAACCTTATTTACCTGCGACTCAGCCGCCGCCAGAGCTCGCCGCGATCGCGCCACCAACTTCGCCGCCGTCTTCTTCCCCTGTTCCTCCAACTCCTCGCAAGTCCTCTCCCTTGCTAGCAGCAATGCTCGTATTGCTAGTGATGGCGGGAATGGGTGGAGTAGGTTGGTTTGCAGGTAACTACTGGTTAAAACACTCTACTCGTCCGCAGAAGATAGACCAAGAAGTGCGATCGGAACAGAACCGGCAAGATGCTTTGCGCGATCGCCTCGAAAAAATGACCGTAGACGGCAACTTTTTTGTCACCTTTGTAGATCAGATTTTCTATGCTCAATATCCCGAATTAGGCGGAAAACCATTGAGCAAAGACGCAGCCGATCTAGCTTGGCGCGAACGTTGGTATCAGATCGCTGATAACTTACTGAATAAATTGGAAAGCATCAGCGCAGAATCCCGCCAAAGATTGGGAAATTATGATATTTCCGATATCAACCGCTGGAAAGTTGAAGTTAATAAATTAAATTTAAGTAGCCGCGCTCTCTACGACCTCGCCGATGCTCAGTTCTTTTATTTGTTTCCAGAACAGCCACGCGATAGTAATTTAATCGATTTGCCTATTGGTCAGGTTTGGCAGGCAATTACTACAGATAAACTCAAAGCCTTGCAAGATGGAACTCAGCTAGAGGAAATTAAATTTGCCTCCAACTCTTCTAGTGAAAAAGTTAGTGATACCCTGCAACCTGGACAAGGAAAAGCCTACATTGCTCGATTTAAAAGAGGTCAAACTCTGCGGCTAAATCTGGAAGCTTCCCCTGAATCAACCCTGTTATCAATTTATACTCCTGGCAATCGGCAAAAATCACGAGCTTTATTAGAAGATTCTCAAGAAGTAAGTTTTTCCGAGCGGCTAGATGATTATGGTTACTATGAATTTGTAGTAGTTTCTCAGGCGCGTGAACCCATTTCTTATGAGTTAAATTTGGTTACAGAATAA
- a CDS encoding IS4 family transposase, whose translation MLPLFYQNCLSSQLKKTEYLTLAIVVCLLQIHKQVSIERLATVWSYPVLFESRRRNLQRFFKLPVLRIETIWFPLVKYILNTAFKNQSVLMLAIDRTQWRHNNLFFISLIWSQRAIPLYWEILPKRGSTNIQEQQNLITPVLVLLQDYQIIILGDREFGSVKLAQWLYDVGVKFVLRVKQERYIQSEKEEYQRLSELGLIPGTGFYRSGVKVTKQKGFGKFDVAGYWKRKYKTNGASEGWFLLTNVGSLKLAIASFKCRSGIEAMFKDCKTGGYNLENSHACYDRLKSLILLIAIAYTCAIIQGHTIKQMGIQKYVGRVQELGRSIRRHSNFWIGLYGECWVTGSEVRQDLVTELMRIRSNKRPFFKKGIRARTLILSTL comes from the coding sequence ATGCTTCCTTTATTTTACCAAAATTGCTTGTCAAGTCAACTCAAAAAAACTGAATACTTAACTCTTGCAATTGTTGTCTGCCTTTTACAAATACACAAACAGGTCAGTATTGAGAGACTAGCTACTGTTTGGTCATATCCTGTACTCTTTGAGAGTCGGAGGCGCAATCTTCAAAGATTTTTTAAGTTGCCAGTCTTGCGAATTGAAACCATCTGGTTTCCCTTGGTGAAATACATCTTGAACACGGCTTTTAAAAATCAGTCTGTGTTGATGCTAGCTATCGACCGCACTCAATGGCGACACAATAATTTATTTTTTATTAGTCTAATTTGGTCGCAAAGGGCTATTCCTTTATACTGGGAAATACTCCCCAAAAGAGGCAGTACGAATATTCAAGAACAACAAAATTTAATTACACCTGTTTTGGTCTTGCTACAAGATTATCAAATAATTATTCTAGGAGACAGAGAATTTGGTTCTGTCAAGCTGGCGCAATGGCTCTATGACGTAGGTGTCAAGTTTGTATTAAGAGTTAAACAAGAACGATACATACAATCTGAAAAAGAAGAATATCAACGTCTAAGCGAGTTAGGACTAATACCAGGGACAGGCTTTTATAGAAGCGGGGTTAAAGTTACTAAGCAAAAAGGTTTTGGCAAATTTGATGTGGCAGGTTATTGGAAAAGAAAATACAAAACTAACGGGGCTTCTGAAGGTTGGTTTCTGCTGACCAATGTAGGTAGTTTAAAATTGGCGATCGCGAGTTTTAAATGTCGGAGTGGAATAGAGGCTATGTTTAAAGACTGTAAGACAGGAGGCTATAATTTGGAAAATAGTCATGCCTGTTATGACCGCTTAAAGTCTTTAATTTTATTAATCGCGATCGCATACACTTGTGCAATTATTCAAGGTCATACAATCAAACAGATGGGGATTCAAAAATATGTGGGTCGGGTGCAGGAATTAGGGCGATCGATACGTCGTCATAGCAACTTTTGGATAGGTTTATATGGTGAATGTTGGGTGACAGGAAGTGAAGTTCGCCAAGATTTAGTAACTGAATTAATGAGGATTAGAAGTAATAAGCGACCATTTTTCAAGAAGGGGATAAGGGCTAGAACCTTGATTCTATCTACTCTTTGA
- a CDS encoding sensor histidine kinase: MSINQKIGYGYAVSIGIAVLGTGAGLALGDYYQRQAKEKLERTHQQQTLLSELQNEVLIARSHSERLVSMLDNAVWVESETKNFSESVFRGKNLLSELKALVQSEIRNHGRDAVEIEALLKSYEITLASYVELVNSLLDTINSQQMSPAEVELTQERLRISINGVGSIRFEQLYQELTQVIAKAKSQEAQAKVTFNQAESLRIQITVASMILSAAFAAILAYYTSRAIALPIKWVTQVAQRASEQSNYNLRAPILTEDEVGLLASSLNQLIERIANQIKELTETQSQLIQTEKMSSLGSMVAGVAHEINNPVNFIYGNLNYTNRYVKDLMELVVLYEKDYPKPTVTIQDKIEAIDLEFLLIDLPKVLGSMQNGAERIRQIVVSLRNFSRLDEAEMKRVNIHEGIDSTLLILNYRLNSKIEVINNYGDLPEIDCYPAQLNQVFINILTNAIDVLEEVASKVQEKTDETGLLPVSSNFSPTIIIKTEIIERDLIRVGIWNNGPGIPAEIKTKLFDPFFTTKPPGKGTGLGLAIAYQIVAKHCGKIEVVSETDWGVEFGIVLPIRAESN, translated from the coding sequence TTGAGCATAAACCAAAAAATTGGCTATGGTTATGCGGTATCAATCGGAATTGCTGTACTCGGAACCGGAGCAGGACTTGCGCTCGGAGATTATTACCAGCGACAGGCGAAGGAAAAACTAGAGCGTACCCACCAGCAACAAACTCTCCTGAGCGAACTGCAAAATGAAGTGCTAATAGCGCGATCGCATTCGGAAAGGTTAGTATCTATGTTGGACAATGCAGTTTGGGTTGAATCGGAAACCAAGAATTTTTCTGAAAGTGTGTTCAGGGGTAAAAACCTGCTGTCTGAGTTGAAAGCTTTAGTCCAGAGCGAGATTAGAAATCACGGCCGAGATGCTGTCGAAATTGAAGCTTTATTGAAAAGTTACGAAATAACTTTAGCATCTTATGTCGAGCTAGTAAATTCTCTCTTGGATACAATCAATTCGCAGCAAATGTCGCCCGCAGAAGTAGAGCTAACTCAGGAACGACTCCGTATTTCTATAAATGGCGTAGGCTCTATTAGATTTGAACAACTCTATCAAGAACTAACTCAAGTTATTGCTAAAGCTAAAAGCCAAGAGGCGCAAGCTAAAGTCACCTTTAATCAAGCTGAGTCGCTGCGGATTCAAATTACAGTTGCGAGTATGATTCTTTCTGCTGCTTTCGCTGCAATTTTGGCATATTATACTAGCCGTGCAATTGCTCTTCCTATCAAATGGGTGACTCAAGTAGCGCAACGTGCATCCGAGCAATCTAATTATAACTTACGCGCGCCGATTCTGACTGAAGATGAAGTTGGTTTATTGGCAAGTTCTCTCAATCAACTTATTGAAAGAATAGCGAACCAGATCAAAGAATTGACAGAAACTCAATCGCAACTAATTCAGACTGAGAAGATGTCATCTTTAGGGAGTATGGTAGCCGGAGTCGCCCACGAAATTAATAACCCCGTGAATTTCATCTATGGCAATCTTAACTACACCAATCGCTACGTTAAAGACTTGATGGAATTAGTGGTACTATATGAGAAAGATTATCCCAAACCTACTGTAACTATTCAAGACAAAATTGAAGCGATAGACCTTGAATTTTTGCTGATTGATTTGCCGAAAGTATTAGGTTCTATGCAGAATGGTGCTGAGCGTATTCGGCAGATAGTTGTATCTTTGCGAAATTTCTCTCGCCTTGACGAAGCGGAAATGAAACGAGTTAATATTCACGAAGGGATTGATAGTACGCTGTTAATTCTCAATTATCGGCTAAATTCAAAAATTGAAGTGATTAATAACTATGGGGATTTACCGGAAATTGATTGCTATCCGGCGCAACTGAATCAGGTGTTTATTAATATCCTCACTAATGCAATTGATGTGCTAGAAGAAGTTGCAAGTAAGGTGCAGGAAAAAACAGATGAAACAGGCTTATTGCCAGTTAGTTCTAACTTCTCACCTACTATTATTATTAAAACGGAAATTATAGAGCGCGATCTGATTCGGGTGGGAATTTGGAATAATGGCCCTGGGATTCCTGCGGAAATTAAAACTAAATTGTTTGACCCGTTTTTTACGACTAAGCCACCAGGTAAAGGTACGGGTTTAGGTTTGGCGATCGCTTATCAAATTGTTGCTAAGCATTGTGGTAAAATAGAGGTAGTTTCGGAGACAGATTGGGGCGTGGAGTTTGGTATTGTATTGCCAATAAGAGCTGAAAGTAATTAG
- a CDS encoding efflux RND transporter periplasmic adaptor subunit, with product MQNSSPHLPLIPHYSRASLMMRSSHNYHPQALFRSCAWVILSLGLLTFPATVLAHAGHGNEFHQSGSDATQAPASISVDTETSKRLGIKVEPVKAQRLATGIKTTGQIETLPNQKVKVQAPVDGTLVELLVKPGDRVSKGQILAILSSSELAQLRVESLSKRAEAEADLQQAKADLKLAKENYTRQIEIASAEIAEVKIQLTAAQKQYSQDRELVEARSVVKVATENYQRQIEIAKAEIIRAETELAVAREQYDRDLELVNSGAIARRQMLESRARRAEAQAAVAKAKSRPEVIQAESQIKQAEVDLPLRELRQSQGKVAELKAQLIKVLSRREVLEAENQLKRAESAVEIAQSRIQLSNSAYEARLYQLGTLANDRGLVTVIAPIDGIVSDREITLGESVKAAEKPLMILLNNSAVFATANIYEKDLDLVKEGQEVRVKVASLPNRTFIGKIAIIGSAVQEETRAVSVQAELNNADGVLKPGLFAELEILTDQTATNILAIPSSAVVDINGRKSVYIQNGDVFQAIEVKLGQISGDLVEVKSGLFEGDLVVTQRAPQLYAQSLRGGNKPLESEEKKELTPKVTGANFNPFPVPLWLVGAVGGTILSTLAFSVGVVAGRRKSDRKVAGNNSEYDW from the coding sequence ATGCAGAATTCCTCCCCTCACCTTCCCCTCATCCCCCACTACTCAAGAGCATCTTTAATGATGCGATCTTCCCATAATTACCATCCGCAAGCACTATTCCGCTCATGTGCATGGGTAATTCTAAGCCTGGGTTTATTAACATTTCCTGCCACAGTTTTAGCTCACGCCGGACATGGAAATGAATTTCATCAAAGTGGAAGCGACGCTACGCAAGCACCTGCTTCAATTTCAGTCGATACCGAAACCTCCAAACGATTAGGAATAAAAGTAGAACCAGTCAAAGCTCAGCGATTAGCTACTGGCATTAAAACTACAGGTCAAATTGAAACTTTACCAAATCAAAAAGTCAAAGTACAAGCACCTGTAGATGGAACATTAGTAGAGCTATTAGTTAAACCGGGCGACCGAGTATCTAAAGGTCAAATTCTCGCCATTTTATCCAGTTCAGAATTAGCACAATTGCGCGTTGAATCGCTTTCAAAACGCGCAGAAGCAGAAGCAGATTTACAGCAGGCGAAAGCTGACTTAAAACTAGCCAAAGAAAACTACACTCGCCAAATAGAAATAGCCTCAGCCGAAATCGCCGAAGTAAAAATTCAATTAACCGCTGCTCAAAAACAATATAGCCAAGATCGAGAGTTAGTAGAAGCGCGATCTGTAGTTAAAGTTGCTACAGAAAATTATCAGCGCCAAATTGAGATTGCCAAGGCTGAAATAATACGAGCCGAAACAGAACTGGCAGTTGCTCGAGAACAGTACGATCGCGATCTAGAATTGGTAAATTCAGGAGCGATCGCGCGACGGCAAATGCTTGAATCGCGAGCTCGCCGAGCAGAAGCTCAAGCTGCTGTTGCTAAGGCAAAAAGTCGGCCAGAAGTCATCCAAGCCGAAAGCCAAATTAAACAAGCCGAAGTAGACCTTCCCCTGCGAGAATTGCGACAATCGCAAGGCAAAGTAGCTGAACTTAAAGCACAACTTATTAAAGTTCTTAGTCGCCGGGAAGTTTTAGAAGCTGAGAATCAACTCAAACGCGCTGAATCTGCTGTAGAAATTGCTCAATCGCGGATTCAACTCAGTAATTCCGCTTATGAAGCACGACTCTACCAGTTAGGAACTCTTGCTAACGATCGAGGACTGGTTACAGTAATCGCTCCGATTGACGGCATTGTTTCAGACCGAGAAATCACTCTCGGAGAATCCGTGAAAGCTGCGGAAAAGCCATTAATGATTCTATTAAATAATAGCGCTGTTTTTGCCACAGCCAACATTTATGAAAAAGATTTAGATCTAGTTAAAGAGGGTCAAGAAGTAAGGGTGAAAGTTGCCAGTTTACCGAACCGCACTTTCATCGGAAAAATTGCAATAATTGGGTCAGCAGTACAAGAAGAAACGCGCGCGGTATCAGTACAAGCGGAATTGAATAACGCTGACGGCGTTTTGAAGCCGGGGCTATTTGCTGAATTAGAGATATTAACTGACCAGACAGCAACAAATATTTTGGCGATTCCCAGCAGTGCTGTAGTTGATATTAATGGTAGAAAGAGCGTTTATATTCAAAATGGTGATGTCTTTCAAGCTATTGAAGTCAAACTCGGTCAAATTTCTGGTGATTTGGTTGAAGTTAAGAGCGGTTTATTCGAGGGAGATTTAGTAGTAACGCAGCGGGCTCCTCAACTTTACGCTCAATCTTTACGCGGTGGTAATAAACCTTTAGAATCTGAAGAAAAAAAGGAATTAACTCCCAAGGTGACAGGAGCAAATTTTAATCCTTTTCCGGTGCCTTTATGGTTAGTGGGAGCAGTAGGCGGAACAATATTATCTACTCTAGCTTTCTCAGTTGGGGTTGTAGCTGGTCGGCGGAAGAGCGATCGTAAAGTGGCGGGGAATAATTCAGAATACGATTGGTAA
- a CDS encoding CusA/CzcA family heavy metal efflux RND transporter has product MLNSILKWSIAQRWLVVIGAIIVTFLGSYNLTRMPLDVFPNFAPPQVEIQTEAPGLAPEEVESLITLPIESAVNGTPGVETVRSSSAVGISVVRVIFKADTDIYQARQLVAERLQQTRAKLPQGVEEPQISPVSSPIGTILMYAFTIKAEENEPKTNLMEVRRLVDRDVTNRLLAVQGISQVIAYGGDVREYQVLVDPVKLTAFNISLEEVTKVAQQSNTNASGGFLITPDREEIIRGVGRIETIEELAESVVTARKGKPIKLGDVAEVKLGAAIARGDASVNGERGVILLVNKQPQIDTPTVTRAVEKAMEEVQAGLPKDVKVQVTFRQESFIDSALENVRDSLRDGIIIVSVIMLMFLMNWRTTVITLSAIPLSILIGMLILSWFGEGINTMTLGGLAVAIGSVVDDSIVDMENCYRGLQKNQLEGKPKDDFEIVYSTSVEVRTSVIFSTVIIVIVFAPIFSLTGVEGRIFTPMGVAYLVSIMASTFVAMTLSPALCAILLANRQLPSDDTWVSALSQRLYRPALNIAINSPKLILLPAIAAFIASLIVLPSLGRVFLPEFQERSLVNTILLYPGSSLAATNDMGLAMQTALKDDPRFTAVQLRSGRAPGDADAGGVNLGHLDVELSDRGIKNREESIAKIREEFNKLPGVATSVGGFISHRMDEVLSGVRSAIAVKVFGPDLTELRAIGKEVETAMSQVKGIVDLQLEQQIPIRQLQIKFDRASAARYGLTIGSLTETIETALNGKVVSQVLKEQQLFDLLVWLKPESRSNFDTISNLLVDTPSGQKIPLAQVAKIEYGTGPNTINRENVSRLLVVAANVSGRDLRSVVNEIKIKVQEQVILPSGYFIQYGGQFESEERATQNLLIFGSLGTVIIAVLMYFAVNSLGGAIMIMINLPLALVGGIFSIAIGGGIISVASLVGFITLFGVAVRNGLLLVDNFNQKVSKGMPFKQVIKEGAMERLVAILMTAFTSALGMVPLVIGTGAGKEILQPLAVVVLGGLFTSTALTLLVLPALYSLFGKFLLTKKTLSIREITHYS; this is encoded by the coding sequence ATGCTAAATTCAATCCTCAAATGGTCGATAGCTCAACGTTGGCTAGTTGTAATCGGTGCAATTATAGTCACTTTTTTGGGCAGCTATAATTTAACTAGAATGCCCCTTGATGTTTTTCCTAATTTTGCCCCGCCTCAAGTAGAAATTCAAACAGAAGCCCCTGGACTGGCCCCTGAAGAAGTCGAGTCTTTAATTACTTTACCAATTGAGAGTGCAGTTAATGGAACTCCGGGGGTAGAAACTGTGCGATCCTCTTCGGCGGTAGGTATTTCAGTTGTAAGAGTAATTTTTAAAGCTGATACAGATATTTATCAAGCGAGACAATTAGTTGCTGAGCGTTTACAGCAAACTCGAGCGAAGTTACCTCAAGGTGTTGAAGAACCACAAATTTCTCCTGTATCTTCTCCGATTGGCACAATTTTAATGTATGCCTTCACCATAAAAGCAGAAGAAAATGAGCCAAAGACTAATTTAATGGAAGTGCGAAGGTTAGTCGATCGAGATGTTACCAATCGCTTACTTGCTGTGCAGGGAATATCACAAGTGATTGCCTATGGAGGTGATGTCAGAGAGTATCAAGTTTTGGTCGATCCCGTCAAGCTAACTGCATTTAATATCTCTTTAGAAGAGGTAACAAAAGTGGCACAACAATCAAATACTAATGCGTCTGGGGGATTTTTAATTACACCTGACAGAGAAGAAATTATTCGTGGCGTAGGTCGGATTGAAACGATTGAAGAATTAGCCGAATCAGTGGTAACAGCTAGAAAGGGAAAACCCATAAAATTAGGTGATGTGGCAGAGGTAAAACTGGGAGCAGCAATAGCTAGAGGTGATGCTAGTGTCAATGGTGAAAGGGGAGTAATTTTACTTGTAAACAAGCAGCCTCAAATTGATACTCCCACTGTCACCAGAGCAGTTGAAAAAGCAATGGAGGAAGTCCAAGCCGGATTACCCAAGGATGTGAAAGTACAAGTAACTTTTCGCCAAGAAAGTTTCATTGATTCTGCTCTTGAAAATGTACGAGACTCACTCCGAGATGGCATCATCATTGTTTCAGTAATCATGCTGATGTTTTTGATGAATTGGCGCACAACTGTAATCACTCTCAGTGCAATTCCCCTGTCCATTTTGATAGGAATGTTAATTTTATCATGGTTTGGAGAAGGCATAAATACTATGACTCTGGGCGGATTAGCAGTAGCCATTGGTTCAGTGGTGGATGACTCAATTGTGGATATGGAAAACTGCTATCGGGGATTGCAAAAAAATCAACTAGAGGGCAAGCCTAAAGACGATTTTGAGATTGTTTACAGCACTTCAGTAGAGGTTCGCACAAGTGTAATTTTTTCTACGGTAATCATTGTTATTGTATTTGCGCCGATTTTCTCTTTAACAGGAGTAGAAGGACGAATCTTTACCCCAATGGGAGTGGCTTATTTAGTTTCTATTATGGCCTCTACTTTTGTTGCAATGACTCTTTCCCCTGCTCTTTGCGCTATCTTATTAGCAAATCGTCAATTGCCATCGGATGATACTTGGGTTTCGGCATTAAGCCAACGGCTTTATCGTCCTGCTTTGAATATCGCAATTAATAGTCCTAAATTAATCTTATTGCCAGCCATCGCTGCTTTTATTGCTTCATTAATTGTACTTCCCTCACTAGGAAGAGTATTTTTACCAGAATTTCAAGAGCGATCTTTAGTTAATACAATATTACTTTATCCTGGGAGTTCCCTAGCCGCTACTAACGACATGGGGCTGGCGATGCAGACTGCTCTTAAAGACGATCCTCGATTTACAGCAGTACAATTGCGATCGGGACGTGCGCCTGGTGATGCTGATGCTGGAGGGGTAAATTTAGGACATTTAGATGTAGAACTTAGCGATCGGGGAATTAAGAACCGCGAAGAGAGTATTGCCAAAATCCGAGAGGAATTTAATAAGTTACCGGGTGTTGCTACTAGCGTAGGAGGCTTTATTTCCCATCGTATGGATGAAGTACTTTCAGGAGTGAGAAGTGCTATTGCCGTGAAAGTTTTTGGGCCTGATTTGACAGAATTAAGAGCTATTGGGAAGGAAGTAGAAACAGCTATGAGTCAGGTCAAAGGTATTGTTGATTTACAGTTAGAACAACAAATTCCCATTCGTCAGTTACAGATTAAATTTGATCGAGCTTCGGCTGCACGTTACGGGCTTACTATTGGCAGTCTTACAGAAACTATAGAAACTGCCCTGAATGGGAAAGTAGTATCTCAGGTTCTTAAAGAACAGCAGTTATTTGATCTATTGGTGTGGTTGAAACCAGAAAGTCGTAGTAATTTCGATACTATTAGTAACTTATTAGTTGATACTCCTTCTGGACAGAAGATCCCACTAGCGCAGGTCGCAAAAATTGAATATGGTACTGGCCCTAATACTATCAATCGCGAAAATGTTTCCCGTTTATTGGTTGTGGCTGCAAATGTATCAGGACGAGATTTACGCTCAGTTGTTAATGAAATCAAAATAAAAGTACAAGAGCAAGTAATATTACCTTCAGGTTATTTTATTCAGTATGGTGGACAATTTGAATCTGAAGAACGCGCTACCCAAAACTTGCTCATATTTGGTAGTTTAGGAACAGTAATTATTGCAGTGCTGATGTATTTTGCCGTTAATTCTTTGGGGGGCGCGATTATGATTATGATCAACTTACCTCTAGCATTAGTAGGAGGGATTTTCTCTATTGCGATCGGTGGTGGTATCATTTCTGTAGCTTCACTTGTGGGTTTTATCACCTTATTTGGAGTCGCGGTTCGTAATGGTTTGCTTTTGGTTGATAATTTTAATCAAAAAGTAAGCAAGGGAATGCCTTTCAAGCAAGTCATTAAAGAAGGCGCAATGGAAAGATTAGTGGCGATTTTGATGACAGCTTTTACCTCGGCTCTCGGTATGGTTCCCCTCGTAATTGGTACAGGAGCAGGCAAAGAGATTTTGCAACCTCTGGCAGTTGTGGTGTTGGGTGGTTTGTTTACTTCCACAGCCTTAACTTTACTGGTGCTGCCAGCTTTGTATTCCCTATTTGGGAAATTTTTGCTAACCAAAAAGACTCTATCAATTAGGGAAATTACACACTATAGTTAG